The Pseudomonadota bacterium region TCGATATAGACGAAAAAGAGAAAATGCACAGATTTTAAAAGGCACAAGAATCGGCAAAAGCGATCTAATGCTATATATCTTGTCCGAAATATCCCCCTCGAAACGGATATAATATGCAAAAAAATGGATTCCAACTAAAATGGAAGAATCAAGAATTAGCAGTATCCAAAAATTAATCTTTCTAAGCTGTTTTTTCATAAATCAAGGCGGGACTCAACTGTTTAAGTAAGTTACACCTGCCCCCATCTTTATAGCCAAAACAATTATTGGGGTCAATGCTAGTGCTGTTATAACAAATGAAAATTCAGGGAAAAAAGTTGTTGCCAAAGCGGATGGAAAAAGCCAAAAAAGGTTAATATTGAGCACAGCCAGTGTCACTTTTTTATGACTTTTGAATTTACGTGCAGCATGCTGATAGGCGTGGAAATAATGCGCTTCGCAAACTCGCTCTCCGCTTATAAAACGTCTAATCAGGGTAATTGTGGCGTCAATCCAAAAGACCCCAAAAAGAATCAGCCAGACCCAGATGGAAAGCAGCCCGGATTTTACGGTCAACAAAGTAAAAACGCCAATCAAGTACCCCAAAAAACCGCTTCCGACGTCCCCCATAAAAATTTTTGCCGGCGGCCAGTTCCAGAATAGAAACCCCAGACATGCACCAGTAAGAACAAACAGAAGCCATGATTCAGAAATATTACCATTATTAATATAAATTATCGTTGCAGT contains the following coding sequences:
- a CDS encoding glycosyltransferase family 4 protein, translated to MVDVLIVVIVCFIAKWVTGIIRTYVLTKNLLDIPNERSSHAVPTPRGGGLSFVLVFLVTVELFFLSGKLEFYQFMILFTGGILIAGIGYIDDQGHVSAKLRLLVHFLVAIITLYFAGDLGSTVKIGEYLLPSWLLNILLVLCLVWSLNLFNFMDGIDGIAGVEAISVFGGTATIIYINNGNISESWLLFVLTGACLGFLFWNWPPAKIFMGDVGSGFLGYLIGVFTLLTVKSGLLSIWVWLILFGVFWIDATITLIRRFISGERVCEAHYFHAYQHAARKFKSHKKVTLAVLNINLFWLFPSALATTFFPEFSFVITALALTPIIVLAIKMGAGVTYLNS